A region of Lichenibacterium dinghuense DNA encodes the following proteins:
- the def gene encoding peptide deformylase, which yields MAIRQILTLPDNLLRQKSERVLKVDGPVRAALDDMIETMYDAPGIGLAGVQVGIMQRLVVIDVARKDEPPQPLFLVNPEIVRSSPELAVYEEGCLSIPDYYEDVERPERVRVRFLDRHGAECEMEADGLLATAIQHEIDHLDGVLFIDHISRLKRERVTKRFAKAARFAEGDAREPRPAPRAAMGARKPAPPAEPPAEPVA from the coding sequence ATGGCAATCCGCCAGATCCTCACGCTGCCCGACAACCTCCTGCGCCAGAAGTCCGAGCGCGTGCTGAAGGTCGACGGGCCGGTCCGGGCGGCGCTCGACGACATGATCGAGACCATGTACGACGCGCCCGGCATCGGCCTCGCCGGCGTGCAGGTCGGCATCATGCAGCGGCTCGTGGTGATCGACGTCGCCCGCAAGGACGAGCCGCCCCAGCCCCTGTTCCTGGTCAACCCCGAGATCGTCCGGTCCTCGCCCGAGCTCGCGGTCTACGAGGAGGGCTGCCTGTCGATCCCGGACTATTACGAGGACGTCGAGCGGCCCGAACGGGTGCGCGTGCGCTTCCTCGACCGCCACGGCGCCGAATGCGAGATGGAGGCCGACGGCCTGCTCGCGACCGCGATCCAGCACGAGATCGACCACCTCGACGGCGTGCTCTTCATCGACCACATCTCGCGCCTGAAGCGCGAGCGGGTGACCAAGCGCTTCGCCAAGGCGGCGCGCTTCGCGGAGGGCGACGCGCGCGAGCCGCGCCCGGCGCCCCGCGCCGCCATGGGGGCGCGCAAGCCCGCGCCGCCGGCCGAGCCGCCCGCCGAACCCGTGGCCTGA
- the tkt gene encoding transketolase translates to MSDIDQLCINTIRTLSIDAIQKANSGHPGAPMGMAAPTYDLWTERLNYDPKNPLWPNRDRFVLSAGHASMLLYSMLHLSKVEAVDHDGKKLNRLAVSMDDVKSFRQAGSYTPGHPEYGMTTGVEATTGPLGQGIAMTVGMALSEKWLAAHYNRPEFKLFDYNVYAITSDGEMMEGIGSEAASLAAHWKLDNLCWIYDSNNVTLDGPAGWAFSEDVGARFLAYGWNVLHVRDANDLKQVQAAYQGFLEEKSRPTLIIVESHIGYGSPNKQDSNKSHGSPLGADEVKLTKKFYGWPEDSSFLVPDGVYERFSDTLGKRGGEAHNKWAELFTAYKAKYPDEGKQIDALIAKEVPQAAYDAIPTFPADAKGIATRESASKAENALAPHYPWLVGGSADLDESTKTNQTAKEAGTFRPDSRGGRNVHFGVREHAMGAICNGMALSGLRPYGATFLIFSDYLRPAIRLSSLQELNSIWVFTHDSIGVGEDGPTHQPVEQIPSLRAIPGLFVVRPGDANEAAEAWKFAIGLKKNPSALILSRQPMPTLDRNVYKPAAGVQRGAYVLADPKDGKDVEVILMGTGSELYLCVETYEALAKEGIGARVVSMPCWEQFELQDEAYKDEVLPPHVAARVAVEQAATMGWEKYVGRNGAIIGMHTFGASAPLKSLLTKFGFTPEKMVEAAKGQIEKQRAAGMKAAAE, encoded by the coding sequence ATGAGCGACATCGATCAACTGTGCATCAACACGATCCGCACGCTTTCGATCGACGCGATCCAGAAGGCCAATTCCGGGCATCCGGGGGCGCCGATGGGCATGGCGGCCCCGACCTATGACCTGTGGACCGAGCGCCTCAACTACGACCCCAAGAACCCGCTCTGGCCCAACCGCGACCGCTTCGTGCTGTCGGCCGGCCACGCGTCGATGCTGCTCTATTCCATGCTGCACCTCAGCAAGGTCGAAGCCGTCGACCACGACGGCAAGAAGCTCAACCGCCTCGCCGTCTCGATGGACGACGTGAAGAGCTTCCGGCAGGCCGGCTCCTACACGCCCGGCCACCCGGAATACGGCATGACCACCGGCGTCGAGGCCACCACCGGCCCGCTCGGCCAGGGCATCGCCATGACGGTCGGCATGGCGCTCTCGGAGAAGTGGCTCGCCGCCCACTACAACAGGCCCGAGTTCAAGCTCTTCGACTACAACGTCTACGCCATCACGTCGGACGGCGAGATGATGGAGGGCATCGGCTCCGAGGCGGCCTCGCTGGCGGCGCATTGGAAGCTCGACAACCTCTGCTGGATCTACGATTCGAACAACGTGACGCTGGACGGCCCCGCCGGCTGGGCCTTCTCGGAGGACGTCGGCGCGCGCTTCCTCGCCTACGGCTGGAACGTGCTGCACGTTCGCGACGCCAACGACCTCAAACAAGTTCAGGCCGCCTACCAGGGCTTCCTGGAGGAGAAGTCGCGGCCCACGCTCATCATCGTCGAGAGCCACATCGGCTACGGCTCGCCCAACAAGCAGGACTCCAACAAGTCCCACGGCTCGCCCCTCGGCGCCGACGAGGTCAAGCTCACCAAGAAGTTCTACGGCTGGCCCGAGGACTCGTCCTTCCTGGTGCCGGACGGCGTCTACGAGCGCTTCTCGGACACGCTCGGCAAGCGCGGCGGCGAGGCCCATAACAAGTGGGCCGAGCTGTTCACGGCCTACAAGGCCAAGTACCCGGACGAGGGCAAGCAGATCGACGCCCTCATCGCCAAGGAGGTGCCGCAGGCCGCCTACGACGCGATCCCGACCTTCCCGGCCGACGCCAAGGGCATCGCCACGCGCGAGTCCGCCTCCAAGGCCGAGAACGCGCTGGCGCCGCACTATCCCTGGCTCGTCGGCGGCTCGGCCGACCTCGACGAGTCCACCAAGACCAACCAGACCGCCAAGGAGGCCGGCACCTTCCGGCCCGACAGCCGCGGCGGGCGCAACGTCCACTTCGGCGTGCGCGAGCACGCCATGGGCGCCATCTGCAACGGCATGGCGCTGTCGGGCCTGCGCCCCTACGGCGCGACCTTCCTGATCTTCTCCGACTACCTGCGCCCGGCGATCCGCCTGTCGTCGCTGCAGGAGCTGAACTCGATCTGGGTGTTCACCCACGATTCGATCGGCGTCGGCGAGGACGGGCCGACGCACCAGCCCGTGGAGCAGATCCCCAGCCTGCGCGCCATCCCGGGCCTCTTCGTGGTGCGGCCCGGCGACGCCAACGAGGCCGCCGAGGCGTGGAAGTTCGCCATCGGCCTCAAGAAGAACCCGTCGGCGCTGATCCTGTCGCGCCAGCCCATGCCGACGCTCGACCGCAACGTCTACAAGCCCGCCGCCGGCGTTCAGCGCGGCGCCTACGTGCTGGCCGACCCGAAGGACGGCAAGGACGTCGAGGTGATCCTGATGGGCACGGGCTCGGAGCTCTACCTCTGCGTGGAAACCTACGAGGCCCTGGCCAAGGAGGGCATCGGCGCCCGCGTCGTGTCCATGCCCTGCTGGGAGCAGTTCGAGCTGCAGGACGAGGCCTACAAGGACGAGGTGCTGCCGCCCCACGTCGCGGCCCGCGTCGCGGTCGAGCAGGCCGCCACGATGGGCTGGGAGAAATACGTGGGCCGCAACGGCGCGATCATCGGCATGCACACCT
- a CDS encoding aldo/keto reductase — protein sequence MPRLGLGVWQTPAGEAARIMREAIAAGYSAVDTASAYNNEEGVGEGLAGSDVFLTTKLWNADQGFDSTLRAFEASAGRLKRASVDLYLIHWPAPKKALFVDTWRALVRLRQEGRATSIGVSNFNADHLERIIGETGVTPAVNQIELHPQFQQRALREVHDRLGIRTESWSPLGRGKFLGEPALAAIARKHRKTAAQVVIRWHLDEGLIVIPKTVSPERLRENIDVWDFALDADDRARIAALDSADGRTGPDPLTATF from the coding sequence ATGCCGCGGCTCGGCCTCGGCGTGTGGCAGACGCCCGCCGGCGAGGCGGCGCGCATCATGCGGGAGGCGATCGCGGCGGGCTACAGCGCCGTCGACACCGCCTCGGCCTACAACAACGAGGAGGGAGTCGGCGAGGGACTCGCGGGCAGCGACGTCTTCCTCACCACCAAGCTGTGGAACGCCGACCAGGGCTTCGACTCCACGCTGCGCGCCTTCGAGGCCAGCGCCGGGCGGCTCAAGCGCGCGTCGGTCGACCTTTACCTGATCCACTGGCCCGCGCCGAAGAAGGCGCTCTTCGTCGACACGTGGCGCGCCCTGGTGCGGCTGCGCCAGGAGGGCCGCGCGACGTCGATCGGCGTGTCCAACTTCAACGCCGACCACCTAGAGCGTATCATCGGCGAGACGGGCGTGACGCCGGCCGTGAACCAGATCGAGCTCCACCCGCAGTTCCAGCAGCGCGCTCTGCGCGAGGTGCACGACCGGCTCGGCATCCGCACCGAATCCTGGAGCCCGCTCGGCCGCGGCAAGTTCCTCGGCGAGCCCGCGCTCGCGGCCATCGCGCGGAAGCACCGCAAGACGGCGGCGCAGGTCGTGATCCGCTGGCACCTCGACGAGGGGCTGATCGTGATCCCGAAGACCGTGAGCCCCGAGCGGCTGCGCGAGAACATCGACGTGTGGGACTTCGCGCTCGACGCCGACGACCGCGCCCGCATCGCGGCGCTCGACTCCGCCGACGGCCGCACCGGCCCCGACCCGCTGACGGCGACGTTCTGA
- a CDS encoding AmpG family muropeptide MFS transporter, producing the protein MTEVAIPEPGAASPVRALFADRRLAAMVGLGFGSGLPLSLVFATQSAWLSEAGVPISTIGFLSEMTFAYKLKFLWAPLLDRYAPPLLGRLLGRRRGWIVLAQLGVALALCGIASGDPGHRLAWTVALSMALGFAGATQDAVIDGWRITVAPQERQALMSSWAETGWRVGGLVSGAGALYLAAAFGWRASYLCMALAMAPALAAALLAPEPERDRQADPAPLDLRRAVVEPFRELLGRLGPLAVPTLLLVAGFRAPGYISNAMAFPLFKALHYGDADIATATKLFGFPVGLAGTFTATYVVKRIGLMPTLLFGTVFASASHLSLAYLAAHGDHGGGEFWLFAGSVSLDEFAYAFASIVLITFMSSLSAPAFAASQFALLSSLCALPGSFIAGTSGLVIERLGFTWFFVGTAVIGLPVALLCWLVWRMQGREGARAA; encoded by the coding sequence ATGACCGAGGTCGCGATCCCCGAGCCCGGCGCGGCCTCGCCCGTGCGGGCGCTGTTCGCCGACCGGCGCCTCGCCGCCATGGTGGGGCTCGGCTTCGGCTCGGGCCTCCCGCTGTCGCTGGTCTTCGCCACGCAGTCGGCCTGGCTCAGCGAGGCCGGCGTGCCGATCAGCACGATCGGCTTCCTCAGCGAGATGACCTTCGCCTACAAGCTGAAGTTCCTGTGGGCGCCGCTGCTCGACCGCTACGCTCCCCCGCTCCTCGGCCGGCTGCTCGGGCGACGGCGCGGCTGGATCGTGCTGGCGCAGCTCGGGGTGGCGCTGGCGCTCTGCGGCATCGCTTCCGGCGACCCCGGCCACCGCCTCGCCTGGACCGTGGCCCTGTCGATGGCGCTCGGCTTCGCGGGCGCGACCCAGGATGCGGTGATCGACGGCTGGCGCATCACCGTCGCGCCGCAGGAGCGGCAGGCGCTGATGTCGTCCTGGGCCGAGACCGGCTGGCGCGTCGGCGGGCTCGTGTCCGGCGCGGGCGCGCTCTACCTCGCGGCGGCGTTCGGCTGGCGCGCCTCCTACCTTTGCATGGCGCTCGCCATGGCGCCGGCCCTCGCCGCGGCCCTGCTGGCGCCCGAGCCGGAGCGGGACCGGCAGGCGGACCCGGCGCCGCTCGACCTCCGCCGTGCCGTGGTCGAGCCGTTCCGCGAGCTGCTGGGCCGGCTCGGGCCGCTGGCGGTGCCGACGCTGCTGCTCGTCGCGGGCTTCCGGGCGCCGGGCTACATCTCCAACGCCATGGCGTTCCCGCTGTTCAAGGCGCTGCACTACGGCGACGCCGACATCGCCACCGCGACCAAGCTGTTCGGCTTCCCGGTCGGCCTCGCCGGCACCTTCACGGCCACCTACGTGGTGAAGCGCATCGGCCTGATGCCGACGCTGCTGTTCGGCACGGTCTTCGCCTCGGCCTCCCACCTCAGCCTCGCCTATCTCGCGGCGCACGGCGACCACGGCGGGGGCGAGTTCTGGCTTTTCGCGGGCTCGGTGAGCCTCGACGAGTTCGCCTACGCCTTCGCGTCCATCGTGCTCATCACCTTCATGTCCTCGCTCAGCGCGCCGGCCTTCGCGGCCAGCCAGTTCGCGCTGCTGTCCTCGCTCTGCGCCCTGCCCGGCAGCTTCATCGCCGGCACGTCGGGCCTCGTCATCGAGCGCCTCGGCTTCACATGGTTCTTCGTCGGCACGGCGGTGATCGGCCTGCCGGTGGCGCTGCTGTGCTGGTTAGTGTGGCGGATGCAGGGGCGGGAGGGCGCGCGGGCCGCCTGA
- a CDS encoding YidH family protein codes for MIERYSDHAANERTYLAWVRTAIAVAAFGFLVEKFDLFLKATSRTLGGQGPSAVGEGVADIVGLLVIALAGLMMVLATVRFRRTAAAIDSPDKRPATGVRMDVGLVALLMLFGAALFAYMAYSVVDHVG; via the coding sequence ATGATCGAGCGCTACAGCGACCACGCCGCCAACGAGCGGACCTACCTCGCCTGGGTGCGCACCGCCATCGCGGTGGCGGCCTTCGGCTTCCTGGTGGAGAAGTTCGACCTGTTCCTCAAGGCCACCAGCCGCACGCTCGGCGGGCAGGGGCCGTCGGCGGTGGGCGAGGGCGTGGCCGACATCGTCGGCCTCCTCGTCATCGCCCTGGCCGGGTTGATGATGGTGCTGGCGACGGTGCGGTTCCGGCGCACCGCCGCCGCGATCGACAGCCCGGACAAGCGGCCCGCGACCGGGGTGCGGATGGACGTCGGGCTCGTGGCGCTGCTGATGCTCTTCGGCGCGGCGCTCTTCGCCTACATGGCCTATTCGGTGGTGGATCACGTGGGTTGA
- the fmt gene encoding methionyl-tRNA formyltransferase translates to MRVVFMGTPAFAVPVLSELVGQGHEIAAVYTRAPARSGRGMAETPSPVHALASRLGAPVHHPASLKGAEAAAAFRAHEADLAVVVAYGLILPQAVLDAPRLGCVNLHGSILPRWRGAAPIQRAVMAGDAESGVAVMRMEAGLDTGPVGMEERVRITPDMTAGDLHDRLAVIGADLMGRAVGAMERGTLQFRPQPEEGVTYAAKIDKAEARIDWTRPAREVLSHVMGLSPFPGAFFEADLGHGPERVKVLRARLADASGAPGATVDDALTVACGEGAVALTSLQRAGKAPLPAVDLLRGRPVPAGTRLG, encoded by the coding sequence ATGCGCGTCGTCTTCATGGGCACGCCGGCCTTCGCGGTGCCGGTGCTGAGCGAACTGGTGGGGCAGGGGCACGAGATCGCCGCCGTCTACACCCGCGCGCCGGCCCGCTCGGGCCGCGGCATGGCGGAGACGCCCTCGCCGGTCCACGCGCTGGCGTCTCGGCTCGGCGCGCCCGTGCACCATCCGGCGAGCCTGAAGGGCGCGGAGGCCGCGGCGGCGTTCCGGGCCCACGAGGCCGACCTCGCCGTGGTGGTGGCCTACGGTCTGATCCTGCCGCAGGCGGTGCTCGACGCGCCGCGCCTCGGCTGCGTCAACCTCCACGGCTCGATCCTGCCGCGCTGGCGGGGGGCCGCGCCGATCCAGCGCGCCGTGATGGCGGGCGACGCCGAGAGCGGCGTCGCGGTGATGCGGATGGAGGCCGGGCTCGACACCGGCCCGGTCGGCATGGAGGAGCGCGTCCGCATCACGCCCGACATGACGGCCGGCGACCTGCACGACCGCCTGGCGGTGATCGGCGCCGACCTGATGGGACGCGCCGTCGGCGCGATGGAGCGCGGCACGCTGCAGTTCCGCCCGCAGCCGGAAGAGGGCGTCACCTACGCGGCCAAGATCGACAAGGCCGAGGCCCGCATCGACTGGACGCGGCCGGCCCGCGAGGTGCTCAGCCACGTCATGGGCCTGTCGCCCTTTCCCGGCGCCTTCTTCGAGGCCGACCTCGGCCACGGGCCGGAGCGCGTCAAGGTGCTGCGCGCGAGGCTCGCGGACGCGTCCGGCGCGCCCGGCGCGACGGTCGACGACGCGCTGACGGTCGCCTGCGGGGAGGGCGCGGTGGCGCTGACCAGCCTGCAGCGCGCCGGCAAGGCGCCGCTCCCCGCGGTGGACCTGCTGCGCGGCCGGCCCGTGCCGGCCGGCACGCGGCTGGGTTGA
- the truA gene encoding tRNA pseudouridine(38-40) synthase TruA, with product MFRYKLTIEYDGAGFVGWQRQANGPSIQGALETAAAPLGCPPGGMHGAGRTDSGVHATGQVAHLDLAKDYRTDSVRDAVNANLKPHRIAIRAAERVAGDFDARHSAVRRRYLYRIVNRRAPLALDAGQRWLVKPALDAEAMHAAAQGLLGMHDFTTFRDSECQAASPVRTLDGFTVERDGEAIEIRVWARSFLHRQVRSMVGSVAMVGLGRWSAADLRSALDARDRRRCGQVAPADGLYLTHVDYP from the coding sequence ATGTTCCGCTACAAGCTGACGATCGAATACGACGGCGCGGGCTTCGTCGGCTGGCAGCGGCAGGCGAACGGCCCGTCGATCCAGGGGGCGCTGGAGACGGCCGCGGCGCCGCTCGGCTGCCCGCCGGGCGGGATGCACGGCGCCGGCCGCACCGATTCCGGCGTCCACGCCACCGGGCAGGTGGCGCACCTCGACCTCGCCAAGGACTACCGCACCGACAGCGTGCGCGACGCCGTCAACGCGAACCTCAAGCCGCACCGCATCGCGATCCGCGCCGCCGAGCGCGTGGCCGGAGACTTCGACGCGCGCCACTCTGCGGTGCGGCGCCGCTACCTGTACCGCATCGTCAACCGCCGCGCCCCGCTGGCGCTCGACGCCGGCCAGCGCTGGCTCGTGAAGCCCGCGCTCGACGCCGAAGCCATGCACGCGGCCGCGCAGGGCCTACTCGGCATGCACGACTTCACCACCTTCCGCGACAGCGAGTGCCAGGCCGCGAGCCCCGTGCGCACCCTCGACGGCTTCACGGTGGAGCGCGACGGCGAGGCGATCGAGATCCGCGTCTGGGCGCGCTCCTTCCTGCACCGGCAGGTGCGCTCCATGGTGGGCTCGGTCGCGATGGTGGGACTCGGCCGCTGGAGCGCCGCCGACCTGCGCTCCGCCCTCGACGCCCGCGACCGACGCCGCTGCGGCCAGGTGGCGCCGGCCGATGGGCTCTACCTCACCCACGTCGATTATCCCTGA
- a CDS encoding alpha-hydroxy acid oxidase, which yields MTDGGQGGDAAAGPAGRDAPAPGTVPPAPVVTQARRPDDAVPRQLRGFLALDDFEPAARRRLPRQIYGYYAGAAETNQSRDQNRDAFRRIAFVPDTLRDVSRRSTAATLFGERHRFPFGIAPMGLSGLSCFEGDLVLARAARAEGVPMAVSATSIMPLERVAAEGGARWFQAYLPGEPARILAMVDRVERAGFDTLVLTVDVPVPGNRENNVRTGFSIPLRPSLKLLADGAAHPRWSLGTFARTLRAGMPHMENMDARRGPPILSRDLVRAVGKRDGLSWDHVELIRRRWRGRFILKGVLAPGDAREAEARGVDAVWVSNHGGRQLDGALAPLHALPAVKAAAGSMAVLFDSGVRRGSDVLKALALGADFVFLGRPFLFAAAAAGEGGVRHAMGLLGAEVDRNMAMLGVNAVGEVARRHVCDAHPPPGPG from the coding sequence ATGACGGACGGCGGGCAGGGCGGCGACGCGGCGGCGGGACCTGCGGGCCGTGACGCCCCCGCGCCCGGCACGGTTCCGCCGGCCCCGGTCGTCACCCAGGCGCGGCGCCCCGACGACGCCGTGCCGCGGCAGCTCCGCGGCTTCCTCGCCCTCGACGACTTCGAGCCCGCGGCGCGGCGGCGCCTGCCGCGGCAGATCTACGGCTATTACGCGGGCGCGGCCGAGACCAACCAGTCGCGCGACCAGAACCGCGACGCCTTCCGCCGGATCGCCTTCGTGCCGGACACGCTGCGGGACGTGTCGCGCCGCTCGACCGCGGCGACGCTGTTCGGCGAGCGCCACCGCTTCCCCTTCGGCATCGCCCCCATGGGTCTCTCCGGCCTGTCCTGCTTCGAGGGCGACCTCGTGCTGGCGCGCGCCGCGCGGGCCGAGGGCGTGCCCATGGCGGTGAGCGCCACCTCGATCATGCCGCTGGAGCGCGTGGCGGCGGAGGGCGGCGCGCGCTGGTTCCAGGCCTACCTGCCGGGCGAGCCCGCGCGCATCCTCGCCATGGTGGACCGCGTGGAGCGCGCCGGCTTCGACACGCTGGTGCTGACCGTCGACGTGCCGGTGCCGGGCAACCGCGAGAACAACGTCCGCACCGGCTTCTCCATCCCACTGCGGCCGAGCCTGAAGCTCCTCGCCGACGGCGCCGCGCATCCGCGCTGGTCGCTCGGCACCTTCGCGCGGACCCTGCGGGCCGGCATGCCCCACATGGAGAACATGGACGCGCGCCGCGGCCCGCCGATCCTGTCGCGCGACCTCGTGCGCGCGGTCGGCAAGCGCGACGGCCTGTCGTGGGACCACGTGGAGCTGATCCGCCGCCGCTGGCGCGGCCGCTTCATCCTCAAGGGCGTGCTCGCGCCCGGCGACGCGCGCGAGGCTGAGGCGCGCGGCGTCGATGCCGTGTGGGTGTCGAACCACGGCGGCCGCCAGCTCGACGGCGCGCTGGCGCCGCTCCACGCCCTGCCCGCCGTGAAGGCCGCGGCGGGATCCATGGCGGTGCTGTTCGACTCAGGGGTACGGCGCGGCAGCGACGTTCTGAAAGCGCTGGCGCTCGGCGCCGACTTCGTCTTCCTCGGCCGGCCGTTCCTGTTCGCCGCCGCGGCGGCGGGGGAGGGCGGCGTGCGCCACGCCATGGGGCTGCTCGGCGCCGAGGTCGACCGGAACATGGCCATGCTGGGGGTGAACGCGGTCGGCGAGGTCGCGCGGCGGCACGTCTGCGACGCCCATCCGCCGCCCGGGCCGGGGTGA
- a CDS encoding DUF2937 family protein yields the protein MLARRFAMAVGLLLGIVFSQAPEFVQQYRQRLGGAVDELKRTIAQFDAEAGAQSLTREAGIARLRSNADPLVQARGTDLDGDVARERRLEAQDRAFDDAGPVGRYWVFAERFDPEIAGRAYAIFQPAVPVTAGGLVAAAVGFVAGYGGTRLLASPFRRRRIAVPA from the coding sequence ATGCTGGCGAGGCGGTTTGCGATGGCGGTCGGCCTGCTGCTGGGGATCGTGTTCTCGCAGGCGCCGGAGTTCGTGCAGCAGTACCGGCAGCGGCTCGGCGGCGCGGTCGACGAGCTCAAGCGCACCATCGCGCAGTTTGACGCCGAGGCGGGCGCGCAGTCGCTCACCCGCGAGGCCGGCATCGCGCGGCTCAGATCCAACGCCGACCCTCTGGTGCAGGCGCGCGGCACCGACCTCGATGGCGACGTCGCGCGCGAGCGGCGGCTCGAAGCGCAGGACCGCGCCTTCGACGACGCCGGGCCGGTCGGGCGCTACTGGGTCTTCGCCGAGCGCTTCGATCCCGAGATCGCCGGCCGGGCCTACGCGATCTTCCAGCCCGCCGTGCCGGTCACCGCCGGGGGGCTCGTCGCGGCGGCCGTGGGCTTCGTGGCGGGCTACGGCGGGACGCGCCTCCTCGCGTCGCCGTTCCGCCGGCGGCGGATCGCCGTGCCGGCCTGA
- the crcB gene encoding fluoride efflux transporter CrcB, with translation MNLTTCLVVALGGAIGTFGRYALALAMAPISGSLPWGTVIINIAGSFVIGFFGTLTLAHGRYPVPENLRLFVLVGLCGGFTTFSSFSLQTFDLLRAGAVGRALVNVGVSVVLCLCAVAVGHLAAAQLNGGAVSVVQASVEEDA, from the coding sequence ATGAACCTCACCACCTGCCTCGTCGTGGCGCTCGGCGGCGCCATCGGCACCTTCGGCCGCTACGCGCTGGCCCTCGCCATGGCGCCGATCAGCGGGAGCCTGCCCTGGGGCACGGTGATCATCAACATCGCGGGCTCCTTCGTGATCGGCTTCTTCGGCACGCTGACGCTGGCGCACGGGCGCTATCCCGTGCCGGAGAACCTGCGCCTCTTCGTGCTGGTGGGGCTGTGCGGCGGCTTCACCACCTTCTCGTCGTTCAGCCTGCAGACCTTCGACCTCCTGCGCGCCGGCGCGGTGGGCCGCGCGCTGGTCAACGTCGGAGTCTCGGTGGTGCTGTGCCTCTGCGCCGTGGCGGTCGGCCACCTCGCCGCGGCGCAGCTCAACGGCGGCGCCGTGTCGGTGGTGCAGGCCTCCGTCGAGGAGGACGCCTGA
- a CDS encoding dihydrodipicolinate synthase family protein, with the protein MPLDHTARGVFPIAPTPFHADGRVDLASVDRMTDFYVATGATGLTVLGVMGEAPKLDGAEALDLATRFIRRAPALPVVVGVSAPGFAAMRALARAAMDAGAAGVMIAPPNTLRTDDQVVTYYAQASEAVGADVPVVLQDYPLTFSVVMAPGVIRRIVEANPSVVMLKHEDWPGLEKISALRAWEGAGEMRPISILCGNGGLFLDFECERGADGAMTGYAFPDMLIDVVRLSAAGERDAAHDLFDAHLPLLRYEQQPNVGLAVRKYVMARRGIIASDAQRKPASPMSAAARAEVEYLLGRLARRDPRAAGRIG; encoded by the coding sequence ATGCCGCTCGACCACACCGCCCGCGGCGTCTTCCCCATCGCGCCGACGCCGTTCCACGCCGACGGGCGCGTCGACCTCGCCTCCGTCGACCGTATGACGGACTTCTACGTCGCGACCGGCGCCACGGGCCTGACCGTGCTCGGCGTCATGGGCGAGGCGCCCAAGCTCGACGGCGCCGAGGCGCTCGACCTCGCGACGCGCTTCATCCGCCGCGCGCCCGCGCTGCCGGTGGTGGTGGGCGTGTCGGCGCCGGGCTTCGCCGCCATGCGGGCGCTGGCCCGCGCCGCCATGGACGCCGGGGCCGCGGGCGTCATGATCGCGCCGCCCAACACGCTGCGCACCGACGACCAGGTCGTCACCTACTATGCCCAGGCGAGCGAGGCGGTCGGCGCCGATGTGCCGGTGGTGCTGCAGGACTATCCGCTCACCTTCAGCGTGGTGATGGCGCCGGGCGTGATCCGCCGCATCGTGGAGGCCAACCCGTCAGTGGTGATGCTCAAGCACGAGGACTGGCCGGGCCTGGAGAAGATCTCCGCGCTGCGGGCCTGGGAGGGGGCGGGCGAGATGCGGCCGATCTCGATCCTGTGCGGCAACGGCGGCCTGTTCCTCGACTTCGAATGCGAGCGCGGCGCCGACGGCGCCATGACGGGCTACGCCTTCCCGGACATGCTGATCGACGTGGTGCGCCTGTCCGCCGCGGGGGAGCGCGACGCCGCCCACGACCTCTTCGACGCGCACCTGCCGCTGCTGCGCTACGAGCAGCAGCCGAACGTGGGGCTCGCGGTGCGCAAATACGTGATGGCGCGGCGCGGCATCATCGCGTCGGACGCGCAGCGCAAGCCCGCGAGCCCGATGAGCGCCGCCGCGAGGGCCGAGGTCGAGTACCTGCTCGGCCGCCTCGCGCGGCGGGACCCCCGCGCGGCCGGGCGGATCGGTTGA
- a CDS encoding SDR family NAD(P)-dependent oxidoreductase: MGTERKVAIVTGASQGIGAGIVEGFRAQGYAVVANSRSIAGGADEGVVAVPGDIAERTTAERVVRAALDRFGRVDTLVNNAGIFIGKPFTDYTVEDLRRIVDVNLFGFFHVTQLVIPEMLRQGQGHVVQITTTLVEQPLLAVPSGLAALTKGGLAAVTRNLAIEYADRGIRVNAVAPGVIKTPMNPPEVHDLAKGLHPMGRMGEVGEIVDAVLYLERAGFVTGETLNIDGGQHAGRW; this comes from the coding sequence ATGGGCACCGAACGGAAGGTCGCGATCGTCACCGGCGCGTCGCAGGGCATCGGGGCGGGCATCGTCGAGGGCTTCCGCGCCCAGGGCTACGCGGTGGTGGCCAACTCGCGCTCCATCGCGGGCGGGGCCGACGAGGGCGTCGTCGCGGTGCCGGGCGACATCGCCGAGCGCACGACCGCCGAGCGCGTCGTCCGCGCCGCGCTCGACCGCTTCGGGCGGGTCGACACGCTGGTCAACAACGCCGGCATCTTCATCGGCAAGCCCTTCACCGACTATACGGTCGAGGACCTGCGCCGCATTGTGGACGTGAACCTGTTCGGCTTCTTCCACGTGACGCAGCTCGTCATCCCGGAGATGCTGAGGCAGGGACAGGGCCACGTCGTGCAGATCACCACGACGCTGGTCGAGCAGCCGCTGCTCGCCGTGCCGTCCGGCCTCGCCGCGCTGACGAAGGGCGGCCTCGCCGCGGTGACGCGCAACCTCGCCATCGAATATGCGGACCGCGGCATTCGCGTGAACGCGGTGGCGCCGGGCGTCATCAAGACGCCGATGAACCCGCCCGAGGTGCACGACCTAGCCAAGGGCCTGCACCCGATGGGCCGCATGGGCGAGGTCGGCGAGATCGTCGACGCGGTGCTGTATCTGGAGCGCGCCGGCTTCGTCACGGGCGAAACGCTGAACATCGACGGCGGCCAGCACGCCGGCCGCTGGTGA